GAGGAGCTGGCGGTTCGGCGGGAGGAGCTGGTGGTTCGGCGGGAGGAGCTGGGGGTGCATTTCCCACCAAGCTAGGCTCGTTCAGAGCTGTGCCGTACTGGAAGCGAACGTTGCCAATCTTGCTTACATCAAAGTCACCAGGGAGACCTGCTAAAACGAATTGGGCAGAACCTTTCACAAAAGTTCCATCTGTGATAGCTTTATTCGCATCGTCGTAAGACGCATTGCTGACGATACCATAATCCATTTGCGATCCGCCACCACCTTGGAAGATACCCAAGCCAGCAGTACCTATACCGTAGTCTTGACTTACGGCAGTGATGCTACCATTGGGCAATTTCCATTCATTCAAAGACCCTGCAAGATTGACATTAGTTTGACCGTTGCTTAGGACTGGGGCTGTAGCTGAGAACAAGGATAAGCCAGACAACGGAGTGCCATTGTAGTCCCAGAAAAGTGCGGTCAGCACATCAGAAGGTACTGAGGCACCTGGCCCCGTGTTAGTCAGGGTAATTGTCAGTTTTCCTGGATTTAGGGCGTCATCAAAAACAGCTGATGCTCCCAGAGCATCAAACGCTCCGCGTGTTGCGTATGTATTGGTTCCTGTCCCTGTAAATGTAAGCGATGCTGCGTCTGCTCTAGAGATTTGTCCTGCTGCAATTAGAACTAATGTAGATACACCAAATGTGAAATGCTTTAGTGTTGAGTTTGTATATCGGAACATCTTACTTCTCCCCTTTATTTTGATATGTTTGGACGATGACAAGCCTGGAGTAAGGATTCAACAAAATTTTGCCGGAGCCCAGAGCCTTAAGCTATTTATGACTGTCAGCTTGTCTTATTTTTCACAGAGGGAGGAACCCCTCGATTAAGTGTATAGAATTTTAGAGGCTGGTTTTTTTTAGAAGTCTCTTGATACTTTTTCTACCACCAGTTTTAGTCTATACCTCGGTTTTAGTAGCTGTCCAGATCGAAATGCCAAGCTTATCGATCTCTTCATCTAACGGACAGATTGATAAAGCTTATGTGTAATCGAATTCATGATTTCTATAGTATTTAGTCTTCAAGAGAATATATCTGTGTATTAGGTTGATTCGGAAAATTTGAATTTTTACGTTATTCTACTGTGGTTAATTAATATGGAAGGATTATAATTGGTGCTTAGTAAGTATTATTATTAAATAAAGCATACAATAAATATTGTATTACTACTGACAAACTGGAGATAAAAATAGTTAAAAAAGCTTTATTTGAGTATTTACTCTAAAAAAACTCCGTGGACAATGAGTTAGAGGATTTTATGGGGCAGGGTGTTACAATCTCAGGAGCCATTTAGCTGTCATAAACACGGATCGAACTCCGAATATGGGCAGCTTGATGCTATGAAATGTACGTATTTAGCGCAAGGAAACCCCGGTAGGGAATAAGGTGGGCTAGTTTCCCAGAAGGATTGCTACTGAATATATAGCAGTCGTCAAGGCGCTTAAGTAATTCTTAATTCCACCAAACCGTTGATTCTAGACCGTTCTTACCCAACGCCCGACGCCATAGCCCCGACGCCATAGCTATATATGCTGTATCGGCGAAGCATACGAGGAGTAATACAATCGCTTCCGACCAAAATTTTTTTATCCGTAGGGAATAGGCTTGCTGTATGGGATGCTTCACCTTGCTTCAGAGAAGCTAAACCGATCGGCGCTGCGGGAGGGAAGGCGGATGCACTTGCCGGATAAAAAAAACCGATCGAACGCTTTAACGACTCGATCGGAGCTCCTGGATAACAGCATCGGAAATCATAAATTATTAAATACTGGTGTCAAGCGTGGCAAACCAGAGAAATGTTGCCTATCTCCCCAATAAGATGGGCAACAAAAGCACCCTTTTACTTAATCCCAATTAACTTTGTTTGACAGCGATCTCGTTTATGTCTGAGGTACAGCTTTGTTACGTTTACGTAGTGCAAGGCCGCTGAGGGCAACTAAACCTAAAGCTGCTGTTGTGGTAGGCTCAGGTATCTTTCTGGGGCCATAATTGATATCGCCACGACCCGTGCCGCTAGCACCATTCAAGCCTTTACCGCTAATGCTTTGGTAGCGTACACCAAAGTTTGCGAGTGCAATCTTGTCGATATTACCGTTAACAGCTAAGGTTGCAGTAAACGTACCGGTCTGGGCTTGAGAAGTTGCGGAGTTATTGTCAACGCCACCGTTGCTGCCTCCCTGACAGGTGTTCCCATCCGTGAAGCATACGTCAATAGCACCAAACTGATTGGGGAATGAGCCGCTGTTGTCCTTAGCGAATAGCCCTGTAGAGCGCGTGTTACCGCTACCGCCATCGTTTCCGACTCCGACCAAAGCTAGTTTATCGGAGTACATCGCCTCGTAAACGTTAAAACCCAAAGCTGAAGTTCTGGAAGTGATACCGTCGCTGGAGTTATTGGTTAAGCTGATGTCAAATTTAGCTTCTGTTTTGGTGGCGGTGCCGGTGCCGACGGTAGTAAAC
This Aerosakkonema funiforme FACHB-1375 DNA region includes the following protein-coding sequences:
- a CDS encoding XDD4 family exosortase-dependent surface protein; protein product: MFRYTNSTLKHFTFGVSTLVLIAAGQISRADAASLTFTGTGTNTYATRGAFDALGASAVFDDALNPGKLTITLTNTGPGASVPSDVLTALFWDYNGTPLSGLSLFSATAPVLSNGQTNVNLAGSLNEWKLPNGSITAVSQDYGIGTAGLGIFQGGGGSQMDYGIVSNASYDDANKAITDGTFVKGSAQFVLAGLPGDFDVSKIGNVRFQYGTALNEPSLVGNAPPAPPAEPPAPPAEPPAP
- a CDS encoding cistern family PEP-CTERM protein — protein: MFKHLPKLAIAFSAVAAAEIASLAIAPSASAFSVNSDWVEFGLNDINQSFIVDFDGNVATQNVIGLSSQATFTFKGFTTVGTGTATKTEAKFDISLTNNSSDGITSRTSALGFNVYEAMYSDKLALVGVGNDGGSGNTRSTGLFAKDNSGSFPNQFGAIDVCFTDGNTCQGGSNGGVDNNSATSQAQTGTFTATLAVNGNIDKIALANFGVRYQSISGKGLNGASGTGRGDINYGPRKIPEPTTTAALGLVALSGLALRKRNKAVPQT